From a single Nostoc edaphicum CCNP1411 genomic region:
- a CDS encoding RAMP superfamily CRISPR-associated protein translates to MIYLQQLSNPITSYQITAVIDTALCVGAGGSSGSLADKPIVRNSEGNLLIPASQLKGRLRHECEKIARGLHWAVCSSPNPQTMCPQRAGLTENFQRTQYQVSGYESQHHCLICQVFGNPVLASRVIFDDLICTENPDNLPEVLRPGVTINRRRHIAEEQKLYFLETSPANAQIKFTGHIHLSGAPIYAGALILAGLRHIHALGGSKSAGLGWLHWEFPELPLEQGAWDFLAKGGE, encoded by the coding sequence ATGATCTATCTTCAACAATTATCAAACCCCATCACCTCATATCAAATTACAGCTGTAATTGACACTGCTTTGTGCGTTGGTGCAGGTGGTTCTTCTGGTTCACTTGCAGATAAACCTATTGTCCGTAACTCCGAAGGAAACTTGCTCATTCCTGCTTCTCAACTTAAAGGTCGCCTGCGCCACGAATGCGAAAAAATTGCTAGAGGGTTGCATTGGGCGGTCTGTAGTTCTCCCAACCCGCAAACTATGTGTCCCCAAAGGGCAGGTTTAACAGAAAATTTTCAGAGGACACAATATCAAGTATCGGGTTATGAAAGTCAGCATCATTGCCTGATTTGTCAAGTATTCGGTAATCCAGTGTTAGCATCCCGTGTAATATTTGATGACCTAATCTGCACAGAAAACCCAGATAATTTACCAGAAGTACTACGTCCGGGTGTGACAATTAATCGCCGCCGCCACATCGCTGAAGAACAAAAACTCTACTTTCTAGAAACCTCACCAGCAAATGCCCAAATCAAATTTACAGGACATATTCACCTATCTGGTGCGCCCATCTATGCAGGGGCATTAATTTTAGCTGGACTGCGACATATTCATGCTTTGGGTGGTAGTAAATCAGCCGGTTTGGGCTGGCTGCATTGGGAATTCCCTGAATTACCGTTAGAACAAGGGGCGTGGGATTTTTTGGCAAAAGGGGGTGAGTAA
- a CDS encoding RAMP superfamily CRISPR-associated protein translates to MTSNRPQRPQPPSRPNRSSGGGSSPELAPKPYEFVSFPKERPNLQRPIGHHKYFSDRLHGTLYLTLKVQTSLHVSTGVVFMGSDIGNNRIPLIKTMVQGIDQKLSIQGSSLKGCIRSVYEAITNSTLAVITNKYRSQIPTERLPCRNKEQLCPASRVFGALDWQGLLDFSDAKCENMGFSTGFMPSLYRPRPDESNAYLIQGRVAGRKFYYNTIRAIDKGQNSGIPVQQAGREYIFKTKLNFKNLLPEELGTLLIVLGQDSKCPIALKVGGGKPIGMGTMTVNIDKIARSQSLQKRYSAYQLNEFDELMGDALQQFMQTQIKAAYSRLIQQPQLDELKAVLRYPSDREPPSGMY, encoded by the coding sequence ATGACTAGTAACCGTCCTCAAAGACCTCAGCCACCAAGTAGGCCTAATCGTTCTAGTGGTGGAGGTTCATCGCCTGAACTTGCACCGAAACCTTATGAATTCGTCTCTTTTCCCAAAGAACGCCCTAACTTACAGCGTCCTATTGGACATCACAAATATTTTAGCGATCGCTTGCATGGCACTTTATATCTTACTCTAAAAGTGCAGACATCCCTCCACGTCTCCACAGGGGTAGTTTTCATGGGTAGCGACATTGGCAACAATCGCATTCCCTTAATCAAAACAATGGTACAGGGTATTGACCAAAAGCTCTCAATACAAGGTAGTTCCCTTAAAGGCTGCATTAGGTCTGTGTATGAGGCAATTACTAACAGTACTTTAGCAGTAATTACTAATAAATATAGAAGTCAAATCCCTACCGAACGTTTACCTTGTCGCAACAAAGAACAACTTTGCCCAGCTAGTCGAGTATTTGGTGCATTAGATTGGCAAGGTTTGCTTGATTTCAGCGATGCTAAATGTGAAAATATGGGCTTTTCTACAGGATTTATGCCTTCCTTGTATCGTCCCCGCCCAGATGAAAGTAATGCATACCTTATTCAAGGTAGAGTTGCAGGACGAAAATTTTACTACAACACAATTAGAGCAATTGATAAAGGGCAAAATTCTGGTATTCCTGTACAGCAAGCGGGAAGAGAATATATTTTCAAAACTAAATTAAATTTCAAGAATTTGCTACCAGAAGAGTTAGGAACTTTGTTGATTGTCTTAGGACAAGACTCTAAGTGTCCTATCGCTTTAAAAGTAGGTGGCGGTAAGCCGATTGGGATGGGAACTATGACAGTAAATATAGACAAAATTGCCCGATCGCAAAGTCTGCAAAAGCGATATTCTGCCTATCAACTGAATGAGTTTGATGAGTTAATGGGGGATGCTTTGCAACAGTTTATGCAAACACAAATCAAAGCAGCTTACTCGCGCCTGATTCAGCAACCCCAACTAGACGAACTTAAAGCTGTGCTGCGCTATCCAAGCGATCGCGAACCCCCATCTGGAATGTATTAA
- a CDS encoding N-acetylmuramoyl-L-alanine amidase: MKFGIDSGHNCPPDTGARGIKVEDNLTLDVGNRVIAKLRALGHEVVVCKPSSARTVTESLSKRCSTANASRVDIYVSIHFNAFNRQANGTEVFATSENGRKIAKPVLDEIVKLGFFNRGVKSGSHLYVLKNTNMPAILVECCFIDSQKDMNLFNPETMANAIVKGLTGKLPSAPVPPVQDEEDNVDETILRLQKALNRFKISDRNGKVLVEDGFIGANTKSATEKFQTIVGVQPTGVADTVTWNAINLILAKRIIRPNHAGGAVVRYLQYRLGVDNDGVYGPQTEVAVKNFQKQNGLDADGIIGPASWQKLIG, from the coding sequence ATGAAATTTGGAATTGATAGTGGGCACAATTGTCCACCAGACACAGGAGCTAGAGGAATCAAAGTTGAGGATAATTTAACTCTAGATGTAGGTAATAGAGTTATAGCTAAGTTAAGAGCTTTAGGACATGAAGTCGTAGTATGTAAACCAAGTAGTGCTAGAACAGTAACCGAATCACTATCAAAAAGATGTTCTACAGCTAATGCCAGTAGAGTAGATATTTACGTCTCGATTCATTTTAATGCTTTTAACAGACAAGCCAATGGCACAGAAGTATTTGCAACTAGCGAAAATGGGAGAAAAATCGCTAAACCTGTATTAGATGAAATCGTCAAGTTGGGATTTTTTAATCGCGGTGTTAAGAGTGGTTCCCACTTGTATGTCCTGAAAAATACAAATATGCCTGCGATTCTTGTAGAATGTTGCTTCATTGATTCGCAAAAAGATATGAATCTTTTTAATCCAGAAACAATGGCCAATGCAATTGTTAAAGGCTTAACTGGTAAACTGCCAAGTGCTCCTGTTCCCCCTGTGCAAGATGAAGAAGATAATGTAGATGAAACTATTCTCAGACTGCAAAAAGCCTTAAATAGATTCAAAATAAGTGATAGAAATGGTAAGGTTTTAGTAGAAGATGGCTTCATTGGGGCTAACACAAAATCCGCCACAGAAAAATTTCAGACTATTGTTGGAGTTCAGCCAACTGGAGTTGCTGATACAGTTACATGGAATGCTATCAATCTAATTTTGGCAAAGCGAATTATTCGACCAAACCATGCCGGTGGTGCAGTTGTCAGATACTTGCAATACCGTTTAGGAGTTGATAATGATGGCGTCTATGGGCCGCAAACAGAGGTTGCAGTTAAGAACTTTCAGAAGCAAAATGGTTTAGATGCCGATGGTATTATCGGGCCTGCTAGCTGGCAGAAATTAATTGGTTAG
- the cas6 gene encoding CRISPR-associated endoribonuclease Cas6: protein MPKAAISTRRKTKTQPESLPTWADDTELVGLVFELEPTTSTSLYSQYTIGLHAWFLDQVRQFNPELSAYLHDGESEKPFNISALEGQLLASGRQLQLEAKQIYRWHVNALSPRVVQFLKQWLTQLPQILDLRGAPLQIKQVSIAHPPTTYAQLLQSQPEKPSNVNFSFVSPTSFRRKGHHFPLPVPVNLFHSYLRRWNDFSGIPIAQEAFLDWIDEGVIIHQHRLESVKVAAGKRGSVTGFTGAMSCSLSKAALANSEFTELFYALARLAPYCGTGHKTTFGLGQTRLDWVEPVVNLPTQVLTNLLGERIDELTAVFTAQRKRTGGDRTDKIASTWATILARREMGESLQVISQDLEMPYATVKTYVKLARRALKDNVNQ from the coding sequence ATGCCAAAAGCAGCTATATCCACTAGGCGCAAAACCAAGACACAGCCAGAGTCTCTTCCCACATGGGCAGATGACACTGAACTGGTGGGATTGGTGTTTGAACTTGAGCCAACCACTTCCACTTCCCTCTACTCCCAGTACACAATTGGACTCCATGCCTGGTTTCTTGACCAAGTAAGGCAATTCAACCCAGAACTTTCTGCATATCTCCATGACGGAGAGTCAGAAAAGCCCTTCAATATTTCGGCGCTAGAAGGTCAACTCCTCGCCAGTGGAAGACAACTGCAATTGGAAGCCAAGCAAATTTACCGCTGGCACGTTAATGCTTTGTCTCCAAGAGTGGTGCAGTTTCTCAAACAATGGTTAACCCAACTGCCCCAAATTCTGGACTTAAGAGGTGCTCCCCTGCAAATAAAACAGGTGAGTATCGCCCATCCACCCACTACCTACGCGCAATTATTGCAGTCACAGCCAGAGAAACCCTCTAACGTCAACTTCAGCTTTGTCTCGCCTACCAGCTTTCGCCGCAAGGGTCATCATTTCCCCCTGCCGGTGCCAGTAAATCTCTTTCACAGCTATCTGCGTCGCTGGAATGACTTTTCAGGAATCCCAATCGCACAAGAAGCTTTTCTCGATTGGATAGATGAAGGGGTAATTATCCATCAGCATCGCTTGGAGTCGGTGAAGGTAGCGGCTGGCAAGCGAGGTTCAGTGACTGGGTTCACAGGGGCAATGTCTTGTAGTTTGAGTAAGGCGGCTTTGGCGAACTCTGAGTTTACCGAGTTGTTTTATGCTTTGGCTCGACTGGCTCCCTATTGCGGTACCGGACACAAAACTACTTTTGGACTGGGACAAACTCGCTTAGATTGGGTGGAACCAGTGGTAAACTTACCGACTCAGGTGCTAACAAATCTACTGGGAGAACGCATTGATGAGTTGACAGCGGTATTCACCGCACAACGAAAACGCACAGGAGGCGATCGCACTGATAAAATTGCTTCTACTTGGGCAACTATCCTAGCACGCAGAGAGATGGGAGAATCATTGCAGGTTATATCCCAAGATTTAGAGATGCCCTATGCTACTGTGAAAACTTACGTAAAGTTAGCCCGGCGGGCGCTCAAGGATAATGTCAATCAATGA
- the bchH gene encoding magnesium chelatase subunit H, with protein sequence MKRIVLVAGFESFNADLYRKAAFLANSRCLELDIRVFSDRDLTNKRTEVEAALDGADVFFGSLLFDYDQVVWLRDRISKIPIRLVFESALELMSLTKLGDFAIGDKPKGMPKPVKFILDKFSNGREEDKLAGYISFLKIGPKLLKYVPVQKVQDLRNWLIIYGYWNAGGPENVASLFWTLAEKYLDLKVGDIPPLIETPNIGLLHPDYPGFFESPRDYLEWYQKKGMGNREWGIENMTNSHSPLPTPHSPVIGILLYRKHVITKQPYIPQLIRSFEKAGLTPLPIFINGVEGHVAVRDLMTTDYEIQQRQLGNIETASLSSEAVKVDAIVSTIGFPLVGGPAGSMEAGRQVEVAKRILTAKNVPYIVAAPLLIQDISSWTRQGVGGLQSVVLYALPELDGAIDTVPLGGLVGENIYLVPERVQRLIGRVKTWVSLRQKPASERKIAIILYGFPPGYGAVGTAALLNVPRSLLKFLHALKEQGYTVGDLPEDGEELIRWVKEADEANPLVGQSSRLPLDNGGQDAHPTNSVNVRTLEKWLGYLQTSRIEKQWKSLTGTGIKTYGDEFQIGGVQLGNVWIGVQPPLGIQGDPMRLMFERDLTPHPQYVAYYKWLQNEFQADALVHFGMHGTVEWLPGSPLGNTGYSWSDILLGNLPNLYIYAANNPSESMLAKRRGYGVLISHNVPPYGRAGLYKELVSLRDLISEYREDPQKNYVLKEGICKKIVDSGLDADCPFEDAKKLGIAFTPENVRMFSSHAFDDYLVELYEYLQVLENRLFSSGLHILGEAPNEEELASYLEAYFGDEKGIPEEREQEERLIKDLLMQSTDELTNLLRGLNGEYIPPAPGGDLLRDGAGVLPTGRNIHALDPYRMPSPAAYQRGREIAQKIIAQHLDEHDKYPETVAVMLWGLDAIKTKGESLGILLELVGAEPIKEGTGRIVRYELKPLIEVGHPRIDVLGNLSGIFRDSFVNIIELLDDLFQRATDVDESEDQNFIRKHALALKAQGVENASARLFSNPAGDFGSLVNDRVVDGNWESGEELGNTWQSRNVFSYGREDKGQARPEVLNTLLKTSDRIVQEIDSVEYGLTDIQEYYANTGGLKKAAEKQSGKKVTTSFVESFSKDTTPRNLDDLLRMEYRTKLVNPKWAQAMANQGSGGAFEISQRMTALIGWGGTADFTDDWVYDQAADTYALDAEMADKLRKANPEAFRNILGRMLEAHGRGFWEADTDKLDKLRQLYELTDEELEGVTV encoded by the coding sequence ATGAAACGCATCGTCTTGGTTGCTGGGTTTGAATCGTTCAACGCTGACTTGTATAGAAAAGCAGCCTTTTTGGCTAACTCTCGCTGTCTGGAGTTGGATATTCGGGTATTTAGCGATCGCGATCTTACCAACAAACGCACCGAGGTAGAAGCAGCACTTGATGGCGCTGATGTGTTTTTCGGCAGCCTCCTATTTGATTATGACCAGGTTGTGTGGCTGCGCGATCGCATTTCCAAAATTCCCATCCGCCTAGTCTTTGAGTCAGCCTTGGAATTGATGAGTTTAACCAAGCTGGGTGACTTTGCCATTGGCGACAAACCCAAAGGAATGCCCAAACCAGTTAAATTCATCCTCGACAAATTTAGCAACGGACGAGAAGAAGACAAACTCGCTGGTTACATCAGCTTCTTAAAAATTGGCCCCAAACTACTGAAATATGTCCCAGTGCAAAAAGTCCAAGACTTACGCAACTGGTTAATTATCTATGGTTACTGGAATGCTGGCGGCCCAGAAAACGTCGCTTCATTATTCTGGACACTGGCAGAAAAATACTTAGATTTAAAAGTCGGCGACATTCCCCCGCTAATTGAAACCCCCAACATCGGATTACTCCACCCCGACTATCCAGGTTTTTTTGAATCCCCCCGCGACTATTTGGAATGGTATCAGAAGAAGGGAATGGGGAATAGGGAGTGGGGAATAGAGAACATGACTAATTCCCATTCCCCACTCCCCACTCCCCACTCCCCAGTTATCGGAATTCTCCTCTACCGAAAACACGTCATCACCAAACAACCCTACATTCCGCAACTAATTCGCAGTTTTGAAAAAGCCGGCTTAACTCCTTTACCCATCTTCATCAACGGCGTAGAAGGACACGTGGCGGTACGAGATTTGATGACAACCGACTATGAAATTCAGCAACGACAACTAGGTAATATCGAGACAGCCTCACTTTCTAGTGAAGCAGTAAAAGTAGATGCGATCGTTTCCACAATTGGCTTTCCTTTAGTGGGTGGCCCGGCTGGTTCAATGGAAGCAGGGCGTCAGGTAGAAGTAGCAAAGCGCATCCTCACAGCCAAGAATGTACCTTATATTGTTGCAGCACCTCTATTAATTCAAGATATTTCCTCGTGGACACGCCAAGGTGTTGGCGGATTGCAAAGTGTGGTGTTGTACGCGTTACCAGAATTGGATGGGGCGATTGATACCGTTCCCCTCGGTGGTTTGGTGGGCGAAAATATTTATCTGGTTCCCGAACGAGTGCAGCGATTAATTGGTAGGGTGAAAACTTGGGTGTCTTTGCGGCAAAAACCTGCATCAGAACGCAAGATTGCCATAATTTTATATGGGTTTCCTCCAGGTTATGGCGCTGTGGGCACAGCTGCATTATTAAATGTACCGCGTAGTCTGCTGAAGTTTCTCCACGCACTCAAAGAACAAGGTTATACCGTGGGGGATTTACCGGAAGATGGAGAAGAATTGATTCGCTGGGTGAAAGAAGCGGATGAAGCTAATCCTCTTGTGGGGCAGTCGTCTCGCCTGCCCCTAGATAATGGCGGGCAAGATGCCCACCCCACAAATAGTGTAAATGTTCGCACATTAGAAAAATGGCTGGGATATCTGCAAACATCTCGCATCGAAAAACAATGGAAATCTCTCACGGGAACCGGAATTAAAACTTATGGCGATGAATTTCAGATTGGCGGTGTGCAATTAGGAAATGTGTGGATAGGAGTACAACCACCTTTGGGGATACAAGGCGACCCCATGCGCTTAATGTTTGAACGAGATTTAACGCCCCATCCGCAATATGTTGCTTATTATAAATGGCTGCAAAATGAGTTTCAAGCTGATGCTCTAGTTCACTTTGGGATGCATGGAACAGTGGAATGGTTGCCTGGTTCTCCTTTGGGTAATACTGGTTATTCTTGGTCGGATATTCTGTTAGGAAATTTGCCTAATCTATATATATATGCAGCAAATAATCCCTCTGAGTCCATGTTGGCAAAACGTCGTGGTTATGGTGTGTTGATTTCTCATAATGTACCGCCTTATGGTCGTGCAGGTTTATATAAAGAATTGGTGTCATTGCGGGATTTAATCTCGGAGTATCGCGAAGATCCGCAAAAGAATTATGTGCTTAAGGAAGGGATTTGTAAAAAAATTGTGGACTCTGGTTTAGATGCAGATTGTCCGTTTGAAGATGCGAAAAAATTAGGTATAGCCTTTACTCCCGAAAATGTTCGGATGTTTAGTAGTCATGCTTTTGATGATTATTTAGTGGAGTTGTATGAGTATTTACAAGTTTTAGAAAATCGGTTGTTTTCTTCTGGGTTGCATATTTTGGGAGAAGCACCAAATGAGGAGGAATTGGCGTCGTATTTGGAGGCTTATTTTGGGGATGAGAAAGGAATACCTGAAGAAAGAGAACAAGAGGAAAGACTAATAAAAGATTTGTTAATGCAATCTACGGATGAATTAACGAATTTATTAAGGGGTTTGAATGGGGAATATATTCCACCTGCGCCTGGTGGGGATTTGTTGCGGGATGGGGCTGGTGTGTTACCTACGGGGAGAAATATTCATGCTTTAGATCCTTATCGGATGCCTTCACCTGCTGCATACCAACGCGGACGAGAAATTGCTCAAAAAATTATCGCCCAGCATTTGGATGAACATGATAAATATCCAGAAACGGTGGCGGTGATGTTATGGGGATTAGATGCAATTAAAACTAAGGGTGAATCTCTGGGTATTCTGCTGGAATTGGTGGGGGCTGAACCTATTAAGGAAGGAACTGGCAGAATTGTTCGTTATGAATTGAAACCGTTGATAGAAGTTGGACATCCCCGTATTGATGTGTTGGGTAATTTATCTGGGATTTTCCGGGATAGTTTTGTAAATATCATCGAATTGTTGGATGATTTATTTCAACGGGCGACTGATGTTGATGAATCGGAAGATCAGAATTTTATTAGGAAACACGCTTTGGCTTTAAAAGCCCAAGGTGTGGAAAATGCATCAGCGAGATTGTTTTCTAACCCGGCGGGTGATTTTGGTTCTTTGGTAAATGATCGGGTTGTGGATGGTAACTGGGAATCTGGTGAGGAGTTGGGGAATACTTGGCAAAGTCGCAATGTATTCAGCTATGGGAGAGAAGATAAAGGTCAAGCTAGACCGGAAGTTTTGAATACGTTGTTAAAAACTAGCGATCGCATTGTTCAAGAAATCGATTCGGTAGAATATGGTTTAACGGATATTCAAGAATATTACGCCAACACCGGCGGTTTGAAAAAGGCGGCAGAAAAACAAAGCGGTAAGAAGGTTACAACCAGTTTTGTGGAAAGTTTCTCGAAAGATACTACACCCCGCAATTTAGATGATT
- the csx7 gene encoding CRISPR-associated RAMP protein Csx7, with protein MSDIFKNRLEITGKLTTITALRISSGRSSEPIGSDLPVIKDALGNPLIPGSSFKGALRSRLESFLRSIVGNNRKLVANPAIEEEWSLTSNELKKIKGLNLQELIILHQLQTTEDFIDLSLDKLIEYIQDKSLLPGDEIKKQIVEIKELNLEQLITLHQVWKTEYFISLYFEDVMQHIQAGYLLPEDKLNKLKEKYNNDFALTSVIQQNTDLVSSLFGSPWIASKFQVRDLTVISDTWFGQYQERDGVAIDRDTETAADGKLYDFQVVPASTEFEFRAVVENAEEWELGLLMIGLHQFETEQIPLGGGRSRGLGVVKLEIDKMRWFDVNNDPEKLLTYLQELVSSNTIDDISSYEDGKQSKETWTHALINHLRDNVNKSYTVKATQNS; from the coding sequence ATGTCTGACATTTTTAAAAATCGCCTAGAAATCACAGGTAAACTCACCACAATTACAGCATTACGCATCAGTTCAGGACGCTCTAGTGAACCGATAGGATCTGATTTACCTGTTATTAAAGATGCCTTGGGTAATCCCTTAATACCGGGTTCGAGCTTTAAAGGAGCATTGCGATCGCGCCTCGAAAGTTTTCTTCGTAGTATCGTTGGAAATAATCGTAAATTAGTCGCAAACCCTGCAATTGAGGAAGAATGGTCACTTACATCTAATGAGCTTAAAAAAATCAAAGGACTTAATTTACAAGAGTTAATAATTCTGCATCAACTTCAGACAACAGAGGATTTTATTGATTTATCTTTGGATAAATTAATTGAATATATTCAAGATAAAAGTTTGCTCCCTGGAGATGAAATAAAGAAGCAGATTGTAGAAATAAAAGAACTGAATCTAGAACAATTAATAACCTTGCATCAAGTGTGGAAAACAGAATATTTCATAAGTTTATATTTTGAGGATGTAATGCAGCATATACAAGCCGGATATTTACTACCAGAAGATAAACTAAATAAATTGAAGGAAAAATACAATAATGACTTTGCTTTAACATCTGTAATTCAGCAAAATACTGACTTAGTTTCTTCTCTCTTTGGTTCACCCTGGATTGCTAGCAAATTCCAAGTACGAGATTTAACAGTGATATCTGATACTTGGTTTGGACAATACCAAGAAAGAGACGGTGTAGCCATCGATCGAGATACCGAAACAGCCGCAGATGGTAAACTTTACGATTTCCAAGTAGTTCCTGCTAGTACAGAGTTTGAATTTCGGGCTGTGGTAGAAAATGCCGAAGAATGGGAATTGGGACTGTTGATGATTGGATTACACCAGTTTGAAACCGAACAAATACCTCTGGGTGGGGGGCGATCGCGTGGCTTGGGTGTCGTTAAACTAGAAATTGACAAAATGCGCTGGTTTGATGTCAATAACGATCCAGAAAAATTACTGACATATCTACAAGAATTAGTCAGCAGTAATACAATTGATGACATATCGAGTTATGAAGATGGTAAGCAATCAAAAGAGACTTGGACTCATGCTCTCATCAATCATTTAAGAGACAATGTGAATAAGAGTTATACGGTTAAAGCAACACAAAATTCTTGA
- the csx10 gene encoding CRISPR-associated RAMP protein Csx10 → MKRINLEIKALSPLAIGRQKPGGSVSEAESYIPGSVIRGAIAAVILKWANTSISDGDNFHELFLGENPAIFQNAYCANIKVESEVRVLPATALSSKNKPGFKSRPDDPKHNGVFDTLIDHFCAEGFGHLYDPNCPADGGRVDVFTGFYQIQDKYYSNSASTRLLTRVGINRRRATSEERVLYSLEVLNESQDHKEKPVIYTGGIFAPDDLAESLQVFIDNHQEDLRLGGATSRGLGRVKITAKLPVEIKPRVSNQIKQFNDKLHQRWHEWKNIFGNPIKDLPKNRVYFTIDLQADTILSENWRRTTVISPQMLQELTGVTDSSLELHAAYNSYDYRSGWNSAWGLMKDVELVTNKGSVYLFSTSGEDLWIKALEDLEVKGIGDRTCEGFGQVEVCNEFHSVFRENAK, encoded by the coding sequence ATGAAACGGATTAATTTGGAAATTAAAGCGTTGTCTCCTTTAGCAATTGGGCGACAGAAACCGGGTGGTTCTGTGAGTGAAGCCGAAAGCTATATTCCCGGTTCTGTAATTCGAGGTGCGATCGCAGCTGTAATCTTAAAATGGGCTAATACATCTATTAGTGATGGTGACAATTTTCACGAGCTATTTTTAGGTGAAAATCCGGCAATCTTTCAAAACGCTTATTGTGCAAATATTAAAGTTGAGTCAGAAGTCAGAGTTTTACCCGCTACAGCCTTAAGTTCCAAAAACAAGCCAGGTTTTAAGTCTAGACCCGATGACCCTAAGCACAACGGTGTTTTTGATACCTTAATTGACCATTTCTGTGCTGAAGGCTTTGGACATCTTTACGATCCCAATTGCCCTGCTGACGGAGGTAGAGTGGATGTTTTCACTGGCTTTTACCAAATTCAGGACAAATATTACAGCAATTCTGCAAGTACCCGCTTGTTAACGCGAGTTGGTATCAATCGACGCAGAGCAACTTCAGAAGAACGGGTTCTTTACAGCCTTGAAGTCTTAAATGAATCCCAAGATCACAAAGAAAAACCCGTCATATATACAGGGGGAATATTTGCACCAGATGATTTGGCAGAATCTCTACAAGTTTTTATTGATAATCATCAAGAAGACTTACGTTTAGGTGGTGCAACTTCACGCGGATTAGGAAGAGTCAAGATCACAGCAAAGCTACCTGTAGAAATTAAACCAAGAGTCAGCAATCAAATAAAACAGTTCAATGATAAATTACATCAACGCTGGCATGAATGGAAGAATATCTTTGGTAATCCCATAAAAGATTTGCCAAAAAATCGGGTATATTTCACCATTGATTTACAAGCCGATACTATTCTTTCTGAAAACTGGCGACGCACTACTGTAATTTCACCACAAATGCTTCAAGAATTAACAGGCGTTACTGATTCTTCCCTAGAGCTTCATGCTGCTTATAACAGCTATGATTATCGTTCTGGCTGGAATTCTGCTTGGGGACTGATGAAAGATGTGGAGTTAGTTACCAATAAAGGGTCTGTATATTTATTCAGCACCTCTGGCGAAGACTTATGGATAAAAGCTTTGGAAGATTTAGAAGTAAAAGGAATAGGCGATCGCACTTGTGAAGGCTTTGGACAAGTAGAGGTTTGTAATGAGTTTCATAGTGTATTTAGGGAGAATGCTAAATGA
- a CDS encoding RAMP superfamily CRISPR-associated protein: MHKKFVNHCTIDLTIIPDGPILIKSGKEGADPTKPDMEFVETYHAGGRSIYLPGSSLKGAIRAHAERIVRTVGKDRRDPNNSDILWANDPLSDKYDYLQKKSAPDIYKLSSFTDQMFGNTSIASRVRIEDAYPDKSQPLKIEERNGVAIDRVFGSVAVGPFNYQVCTAGEFHTKIHLKNFTLAQLGLIGLVLRDLDDGWFGLGFAKSRGLGTVQVKLNQAVVQYPGCELKDKQIHAFGSQKQWPHTFLLGAGEFLESEEAKLYSFPKPDSQDTPVAAQEMDLGFGVQLTWREGTVNDLFERGVRSWSSLLVGSR, translated from the coding sequence ATGCACAAAAAATTTGTTAATCATTGCACCATTGATTTAACCATTATTCCCGACGGGCCAATTCTAATTAAATCAGGTAAAGAAGGAGCCGATCCGACTAAGCCTGATATGGAATTTGTAGAAACCTATCATGCTGGCGGACGTTCTATATATTTACCTGGAAGCAGTTTAAAAGGTGCAATTCGCGCCCATGCAGAACGGATTGTGAGAACGGTGGGTAAAGACAGACGCGATCCAAATAATTCGGATATACTTTGGGCTAATGATCCGTTGAGTGATAAGTACGATTATCTCCAGAAAAAATCAGCACCAGATATTTACAAACTCTCTAGTTTTACAGACCAAATGTTTGGCAATACTTCCATTGCTAGCAGAGTCAGAATTGAAGATGCTTATCCTGATAAATCTCAGCCTCTCAAAATTGAAGAACGTAATGGTGTAGCAATTGATAGAGTGTTTGGTTCTGTAGCAGTTGGGCCTTTCAATTATCAAGTTTGTACTGCTGGTGAATTCCACACAAAAATTCATTTGAAAAACTTCACTTTAGCCCAATTAGGTTTAATTGGTTTAGTGTTGCGAGACTTGGATGATGGCTGGTTTGGTTTAGGTTTTGCCAAATCTCGTGGATTAGGTACTGTGCAGGTGAAATTAAATCAAGCCGTGGTGCAATATCCAGGTTGTGAATTGAAAGATAAACAAATTCACGCCTTTGGTAGTCAAAAACAATGGCCTCATACTTTCCTTTTAGGTGCTGGAGAATTTTTAGAATCTGAAGAAGCAAAATTATATAGTTTCCCTAAACCAGATAGCCAAGATACACCTGTTGCTGCACAAGAAATGGATTTAGGTTTTGGCGTGCAACTCACTTGGCGAGAAGGTACTGTTAATGATTTATTTGAGCGAGGCGTTAGGTCTTGGAGTAGTCTACTTGTGGGGTCAAGATGA